DNA from Nitrospina gracilis Nb-211:
TTGAGGGGAACCTCGAAATCGCCCAACGCCTTGATCGGATCGCTCAACTGAATTTTTCTGCGGTCGATCTGCACGCCCTGTGCTTCCACCAGTTCCGCAATCTCCTGCGAGGTGACGGAGCCGAACAGCTTGCCCTGGTCGCCCACTTTCTTGCTGACCTGGATGCGCAGTTTGCCGATGGCTTCAGCCTGGGTTTCGGCTTCGCCCTTCAGTTTTTTCAGCTTGCGCTGAATGAGCCCTTTGTGGTGTTCGAATTCCTTGACGTTGTTGGCGGTCGCCAGGATGGCTTTGCCCTGCGGGATGAGAAAGTTGCGGCCGTAACCGTCGCGCACTTCCACCTCGTCGCCGAGCTGGCCCAGCTTTTCGACTTCTTCCAAAAGTAAAAGTTTCATCGTTTGATTATCACTCCCTGATCACACAGCGTAATAATAACAAATCTACAATGCAGATTTCGTTTTCAAATTATAGAGGCCCGAAGTCGTCGTCCTCCTCATCCGGTTCTTCTTCGGGCGGTTCGGTGCGGATTTTACGAAAATCCACCCAGATGTCGAACAATCCCAAACCGCCGACCAGCCCGATCAACAGGGGCTGGGTGAAGATCAGCAGAAACGCCAGATACCAGAAAAACTTCGGTATGTTTTTCTCTTTCAAAATATGCAGGGAGATGGCCAGTCCCTGCAAAAAATAGAGCCCGCCCAGCACGATGAACAGGTTCAGGCCCAGCGCCTGCAGGTAGCCGTCGCCCAGAACCGCACACCCGGTGCCGATGATGAAGAACCAGACCCAGTTGTCCGGAATCATCAACTGGGTGAGGTCGGCATTTTCAAACAGCCCGCCCAGCCGGTAATAGCGGAGCCACAGCCACCGCACCGCAAGGTAATTGAGCGCCGTGGCGAACAGCGAGCCGATCGCCAGCAGGGCCGGAAACGACAGCGCGAACATATGGACCACGCGGTCGGCCATCTCCTCCAGCATTTTTTTGTTTTCCGCTTTGCCGTCCGCGCCCTCAAGGGACTGGATATACTGGTCCGCGCCCTTGCGGAACTCTTCCTCAAACAACTGGGTCAGCGGTTTGTCCTGCCCGGCCGAGACCACGAGGATCATCGCCGCCGAAAGCAGGACCGATCCCAGCGCCGCAAACAGCAC
Protein-coding regions in this window:
- the rplI gene encoding 50S ribosomal protein L9; translated protein: MKLLLLEEVEKLGQLGDEVEVRDGYGRNFLIPQGKAILATANNVKEFEHHKGLIQRKLKKLKGEAETQAEAIGKLRIQVSKKVGDQGKLFGSVTSQEIAELVEAQGVQIDRRKIQLSDPIKALGDFEVPLKLHPEVTAKIHVTVTAEEEPKAEPEAEGETTPSEQAEAESA
- a CDS encoding DUF2232 domain-containing protein, with protein sequence MNDPLTPRDLFLPFGILLVILLLGTLVPPLGVVGGIFVPVPLILIYLRYGKQVGLVSIGLVFVAVLMMMGMKQAVLFVTEYAVVAAILGETVRLGFPFQRSVLFAALGSVLLSAAMILVVSAGQDKPLTQLFEEEFRKGADQYIQSLEGADGKAENKKMLEEMADRVVHMFALSFPALLAIGSLFATALNYLAVRWLWLRYYRLGGLFENADLTQLMIPDNWVWFFIIGTGCAVLGDGYLQALGLNLFIVLGGLYFLQGLAISLHILKEKNIPKFFWYLAFLLIFTQPLLIGLVGGLGLFDIWVDFRKIRTEPPEEEPDEEDDDFGPL